In one Nocardia tengchongensis genomic region, the following are encoded:
- a CDS encoding SDR family NAD(P)-dependent oxidoreductase — MIELPKSVRIALGAAGYGISDRRLGPAVRGAVILVTGASSGVGRATAKRLAAQGATVLAVARRAALLEQLCAETAEFQGRVHAYPADLSDTDACAALIDRVLAEHGHVDVFVNNAGKSIRRWLSDSVDRWDNIDDTARINYLGPARLVMSLLPSMRARHRGHIVNVSTAGVHGPGVGWTAYIASKSAFNSWMRGAAPELRADGIDVTTIHLQLVRSEMLGPYRIYRYTPSMSTEEAAGLVCRAIVDRPLAIRPWWERVSAPLSYALDSSPAAQRLLTLYAQAGNWNNRPVDWAGPLGRVERTANLIDDAVTVAGLIPASGATALLPPTRIPQLAWALRDGVGLATALSSFAARFPDRPAMIDDDGPITAAELDRQVRRLAAALRARWDVRRGQRVGVLCRNHRGFVLAAYAAARLSADLVPLNYGFAGPQIGEVLDRERVELLCYDGEFHAEIEKSGFSGTRVVVRGAAGGLPTVAELVAAGGPPVREPASGGALILLTGGTTGVPKGAPRTFGGRSVGTTLSGLNPRMLLAIHDLARVAPIPRLGRPMVIAPPLHHTYGFLASAAAFLLGSTVVVHERFDAATLLADIERHRAQIACLVPTMLGRVMALPPEVRGGHDLSSLRMMVCGAAPLPPWLATAFLDEFGEVLFNGYASTETGAGTFATPADLRAAPGTVGRPLTGIVDIRIVDGDGRELPTGVTGRIVNKNPSMFHGYSDGRTKEMVGKHMDSGDLGHVDAEGRLFVDGRSDDMIVSGGENVFPQEVEEALLAHPAVADAGAVGVPDDDFGQRLVAAVVLEPGAHVDAGTLQRHIKATLAGYKVPREIVFVPELPRTTAGKLRRQQLPEIICAQWGP; from the coding sequence ATGATCGAACTGCCGAAATCGGTCCGGATCGCGCTCGGCGCGGCCGGATACGGCATCAGCGACCGCCGTCTCGGACCGGCCGTCAGGGGCGCCGTGATCCTGGTGACCGGGGCGTCGTCGGGTGTCGGGCGGGCCACCGCGAAACGCTTGGCCGCGCAGGGGGCGACCGTGCTCGCGGTGGCCCGCCGAGCCGCGCTGCTGGAGCAACTGTGCGCGGAGACAGCGGAATTCCAGGGGCGCGTGCACGCCTATCCGGCGGATCTGTCCGACACCGATGCCTGCGCCGCGCTGATCGACCGGGTGCTCGCCGAGCACGGGCACGTGGATGTCTTCGTCAACAACGCGGGCAAGTCCATTCGGCGCTGGCTCTCGGATTCGGTGGACCGCTGGGACAATATCGACGACACCGCGCGCATCAACTACCTCGGTCCCGCGCGGCTGGTCATGAGTCTGCTGCCGTCGATGCGGGCCCGGCATCGCGGTCACATCGTCAATGTCAGCACCGCCGGTGTGCACGGTCCGGGTGTGGGCTGGACCGCCTACATCGCGTCGAAGTCGGCGTTCAATTCCTGGATGCGTGGCGCCGCACCGGAATTGCGGGCCGACGGCATCGACGTCACCACGATTCACCTGCAGTTGGTGCGCTCGGAGATGCTGGGTCCCTACCGGATCTATCGGTACACCCCGAGCATGTCGACCGAGGAGGCGGCGGGCCTGGTGTGCCGGGCGATCGTGGACCGCCCGTTGGCGATTCGGCCGTGGTGGGAGCGGGTGAGCGCGCCGCTGTCCTACGCGCTCGACAGCTCCCCGGCGGCGCAACGCCTGCTGACGCTGTACGCGCAGGCCGGGAACTGGAACAACCGGCCCGTCGACTGGGCCGGTCCGCTCGGCCGGGTGGAACGGACGGCCAATCTGATCGACGACGCGGTAACGGTGGCAGGGTTGATTCCCGCCAGCGGCGCGACGGCGCTGCTACCGCCGACCCGGATTCCCCAGTTGGCCTGGGCATTACGTGATGGCGTCGGCCTGGCGACCGCGCTGTCGTCCTTCGCGGCGCGGTTCCCGGACCGGCCCGCCATGATCGACGACGACGGCCCGATCACCGCCGCCGAGCTGGATCGGCAGGTGCGGCGGCTGGCGGCGGCGCTGCGGGCGCGCTGGGATGTGCGGCGCGGGCAGCGGGTCGGCGTGTTGTGCCGCAATCACCGGGGATTCGTGCTGGCGGCGTATGCGGCGGCGCGACTGTCCGCGGACCTGGTTCCGTTGAACTACGGTTTCGCCGGGCCGCAGATCGGCGAGGTGCTGGACCGCGAGCGCGTCGAATTGCTGTGCTACGACGGCGAATTCCATGCGGAGATCGAGAAGTCCGGATTCAGCGGTACGCGGGTCGTGGTGCGGGGCGCGGCGGGCGGGCTGCCGACCGTGGCGGAACTGGTGGCGGCGGGCGGACCGCCGGTGCGCGAGCCCGCGTCCGGGGGCGCGCTGATTCTGCTCACCGGCGGCACCACCGGGGTTCCGAAAGGCGCGCCACGCACTTTCGGCGGTCGCAGCGTCGGCACCACATTGTCCGGGTTGAATCCGCGGATGCTCCTGGCTATCCACGATCTCGCCCGGGTCGCGCCGATCCCACGGCTGGGCCGGCCCATGGTGATCGCGCCGCCGCTGCATCACACCTACGGCTTCCTGGCGTCCGCGGCGGCTTTCCTGCTCGGCTCGACGGTCGTCGTGCACGAGAGATTCGATGCCGCAACGCTGCTCGCCGACATCGAACGCCATCGCGCGCAGATCGCCTGCCTGGTGCCGACCATGCTCGGGCGGGTGATGGCGCTTCCGCCGGAGGTCCGCGGCGGCCATGACCTGTCGAGTCTGCGCATGATGGTGTGCGGAGCCGCTCCCCTGCCGCCGTGGCTGGCCACCGCGTTCCTGGACGAGTTCGGCGAGGTGCTGTTCAACGGCTACGCCTCCACCGAGACCGGCGCCGGAACCTTCGCCACCCCAGCGGATCTGCGGGCCGCGCCCGGCACCGTGGGCCGGCCGTTGACCGGCATCGTGGACATCCGCATCGTCGATGGCGACGGCCGGGAGCTGCCGACCGGTGTCACCGGCCGGATCGTGAACAAGAACCCGAGCATGTTCCACGGCTACAGCGACGGCAGGACCAAGGAGATGGTCGGAAAGCACATGGACTCCGGCGATCTCGGCCATGTCGACGCCGAGGGCCGGTTGTTCGTGGACGGCCGCTCCGACGACATGATCGTCTCCGGCGGCGAGAACGTCTTCCCGCAGGAGGTCGAGGAGGCGTTGCTCGCGCATCCCGCCGTCGCCGACGCCGGAGCGGTCGGGGTTCCCGACGACGACTTCGGGCAGCGCCTCGTCGCGGCGGTCGTGCTCGAACCCGGTGCGCACGTCGACGCCGGCACCCTGCAACGGCACATCAAGGCGACCCTGGCCGGGTACAAGGTGCCCCGCGAGATCGTCTTCGTCCCCGAACTGCCGCGCACCACGGCCGGCAAGCTACGGCGGCAACAGCTTCCGGAGATCATCTGTGCACAATGGGGTCCATGA